The genomic window CACCCCGCCACCGAGCATGTCCGTGACGAATCCGCCTGGGGCGAGGCAGAACTCGACGCTGCGCCGCGCGTTCGGGACTACGGGGCCGAGCCATGACCGGCTTTGGACGGCTCCCTCACACACGTTGTTGTCACCCTATTTTGCCGATCGGAGCATGACCGATGACTCGACCGATATTAGCGTCGCAGGACCTGCCCAGCTGGAAGCTGCGGCTGCTTGAGAAGATCCAGAACACCGCCGCCGACCATGCCAAAGCCCTGAGACACGCGTTCCCGGACTACGACCCGCCCGACGGCGCCGCCAACATCAAGGTCCAGACCTGGCGCACGCATCTGATGGTGCTCCGCTCCGACCTGCGCGAGATCGAACTGCACGCTACGGGAGTGGGCGTGCCGAGCGCCGCGATCGCGGCGGCCCGAGAGGCCGGGGAATGGGGTCAGCGGTGGGGCGACAGCATGCACTCACCACCGGCAATGCGCCACGGCGAAGAACCCGTGCGCGCGCACATGGTCGGCGGCATCGCGCAGGACGTGTGGCAGCTCGAGCACATGGCCGTGATCCGGGTCGAACACCAGATCCGCAACCACGACCACCGATTCCCCTACGACGCGGCCGCCACCTCGCAATTCGACCGCAACATGGCGGCGCTGTGGCAACGAGCGGCCGCCGTCGCCCAGGTCGTGGAGTTGAGTCGCATGGAAGCCCAGGAGATTTGGGGTCGCGATCACCACGGCTGGAGGCATCTGAGCGCGGTCACTGTGCACACCTATGACGACGCCGAACTCTACGAGCGCTGGCGCACCTACACCTGGCGCGGCCTCGAACACAGTGCCCGCCGCGACACCGATAACCTCGCCCTGTCCTCGGGCACCGATCTATCCGGCCTCGGTCCCCCGCGACCGGCGGTCCTCATTGACAACGCCACCGATGCCTTGTCCACGCAGTCGGCAGGTCAACGCGCCGACAGCGGGGTCGAGGCCGCCCTGGCCAACCCGCCGGAGACGACCTGGACCGCCGAGCCTAGTGCCGATCGTGACGCGATCAGCCGCGACCCCGGTCATGGCGCCAGCCACGAGCTGTGAGCGGCGGCGGTCATGACCAACCCCTTGCCACCCTCGCCCCCGGAGCGGGTGAGCGACTGGCGCGACCAGCTGCTGCGCAGTATCCAGCAGCTGGCCGCGGAGGAAACCCGCGTCCGGAGGGCCGGATACCAGACCAGCCAGGACCCGAGCGAGGATCGAGATCGCCAGGCAACCTTCATCGCAAAGTTCGAGGACTTGCAACGCCGACGTGCCCATTTCGAACAGCGGGCGTTGAGTGCCGGTATCCCCGCGCAGGTGATCGATGATGTCCGCGAGTTCGGACACACCGGTAGGCGACCCGTGCCCCGGCGCGGCGCGGGTCCACGAGCTCCGGGCCGGGGGGACTCCATCGAGGCTATGTGCCACGACATGCTCGAGGTCGAACTGTGGGACCTCGAACGCATGGTCAGTCTGGAAGCCCTGCGACGGGATCGCATCAAGACCGGCCGCTGGAATTTCGGGAACAACCCGCTGGCGGTCTGGAAATTCGCGGAGAACACCCACCGCCAGTTCCAGCGGGTCAATGCCTTGGCGGCGGGAGCGCGGATCACCGCTACTGAGGCCGCCACGCTGTGGAGCGCCACGGCCGAGGGCCTTCGCCGGCTTCATACGGTCACCATCGAACGGCTCGACGAGCTGAGCGTGGTTGCCGAATGGAGCCGGTACGCGATAGCGAGCCCGAAACCCGCACGCCCACCGTATGTTTCCGATGATCTCGATGTCGCCAAGACCCTCGCGGACGCTGGGGTCAGCCTGCCGACCCCGCAGCAAATGCTCGACGTCGCCGCGACAGCGCTGCGCGCGGAATTCGTCGAGGCCACCGCACACCACGACCTCGGCCCCAGTGCGGCAGCGACCGAGGCCGTGAACCTCGCACTGCCTGATGGCCCGTCGGGTTGGGGCGTCGAAGGTGACGACGGCCCATCCCTGCCCGAGGTTTCCCACCCGGACCCGGGTGTGGACATCTGACCCGCCGAAGAACGGAGCCGCTGACGAACCCGACCGAATAACACCTGCACCGCCTGCGTTTTTCGTCGGCGGCTGGTCACAGGGTACTGACCTGCACGCCGAACCCGATTGCCGGGGACATCTGAACACCGCTGCCACCTCGCGTTGACAACACAGTGGCACGCACCCTCCACAGGAGGTCGATGATGTCCACCCCCACCTGCCCAAACCCGCACGCGCTCAATCGATCACCGCGCCCGCCTCACCGTGGCATCGGTGACGGCCTCATCGACGTGAGGCCAGTCTCATGAGCTGGCTCGAGCGGCAAAGCGGTCCCAATAGCCCTGAGTACTACCCCGACGCGGCCGACAGTCTCGAAGCCCAACTGCGTGCCGATGCAGCGCACTGGTTCTACCTGCGCGAGATCGCTGCGAGTGCCGAGACTCCCCAGCAGGGTGCGGCACTGCGAACGCGGGCTGGCGAGCTGGCCGCGAAATGGAGCCGCCACGAGTCAGTGGTCCGCAGCAACCAGTGGATCCGGCTGCGCGACGCGTTCCTCAAATGGTCCATGACACCCGATCAGGCTGCCCAAGAGCTGCGCGAACTCGAGCGTGCCCACGCCGCAGGTGAGCAAGGCGTCGACGAGTTCGGTTTGCGCAACCTGCGCCAGGCCGGTGAACTGACCGGCCGCTGGGAACCGGGCATCACCGGTTCTGAGCAGGACAGCGCCCGCTGGCAACCGCTGCCTCAAGCGCCGAGCACGACCGTCGACGCGAGCGCTGACCACGGGCCGGACCCGGCGCCCGCGAACGTCGCCGATTCGACGCCATCGCCACGAAACGTGCTCGATCGCGCTTTGGGAACCCCTCAGTCGTTGCTGGACCTCGAGCAGGTCGGCGCGATCATCGCCGGAACCGGCCGATATCCCGAGATAGCCGAAGACCTCGAGTCCCCCGATGCCCCGGGGCCCGCCGCGATACCGGATCAGGTGCCAACCACACCGGCAGTCGAGCCGCTCCCGGCCACGCAGCGCGAGGCGTTGCAGGTGCTGCAAGACCTGTATGCCGAGCACACGCGCACGGTCGAGGCCACAAACGACCTCGCCGCGGATCCCGTCGAGTACAACCTGGCCAAAGTCGCTGCGCTGGAGCAGATCAGCGCGGAGTACCGCAGCGCTCGCGTGGCCGCCGCCCTGGCCGGTGCGCCGACCGAGGTGATCAGAAGTGTGTGCCTGGCCGGGCAGACCGGCACCTACTGGCGTGACGGCCCTGGTGATCCGCGCCTGAACCCCGCCACCGGCAGCAGTGATCCCGGCCCGATACAGCTCGACCGCGCGCCACGCCGCCACGACGGCCTCGGCGCACCGGACCCGCCCGCGCTCGCACCGAACGCCTCGAACGGCGGGGTCGCGATCGGCCAAGCCGTCGACGCCGCCTCGGCCGACGCCGAGCACACCGACTGGCAGCAGGCCCCCGAGGGACTCGACGTGAATCGATCATCCCCCTCCCACGACGCAGCCAAAGACATCGATCCCTGAAAACCCAAGACAATAAACAGTTTTCGTCAAGTTAGGAGCAATGATCATGATCGCGACCCGGGAGACCCGGCGCCGGACCAAACGCGGGATCGGAGAGGAGACCGCGCTGCTGCTGGTGTTCATGGCGCTGGTAGTCGCCGCTGTAGGGATGTGGGCAGCGTTGTGTGTCGGTTGTTGGTGGGCCGGGGTGCCGGTTGCCGGCCATCCGGTGACCGCGCTACTGCGGGTGCTGTCGGGGCGGCAATCGTGGCCGTGGCAAGCCACGGTAATGGCGGTCGTCTTCGCCGCCGCCGGAGCTTCCGTGGCGTTCGGGTGCTGGCGGATGCTGCACGCGGGCACCGAGATCGACGGGGCGGCGCGCACCATGCAGCGGCCGCGGGAGATCCGGTTGGCGCGTGCGCGCGACAACGCGATGGCCAACCAGCGGCTGCTGCGCGACGCCGCACCGGAAATCCAAGCGCTCAAGGGTCCACCGCTGGGCACGACCGTGATCGGGGGAGTGGGGCTGTATGTGCCCGCGGAACTCGGAGTGACCATCACCGCGGGTACACGCACCGGCAAGACGATGGCGTGGGCGATCCCCGCGGTGCTGGCGGCGTGGGGGCCGTGTCTGGCGACGTCGAACAAGCCAGATCTCTACCGGCACACGGTGTTCGGGCGCGAACAGCGCGGACGGGTGTGGCTGTGTGACCTGCAAGCGGTCACCGGTCGCGTCGAGTGCGGGTTTTGGGTCGACCTGCTCGCCCAGGTCGAGACCTTACCGGCCGCGCGCAAGCTGGCGAGTTTCTTCGTCTCCGCCGCCGCGGGTTCGGCCACGCAAGCGGCAAATGCCAAGGTAGACAGTTATTTCGATGGCGGGGCGCAAGAATTGCTGGCGCTGTATATCTATGCTGCGGCCTGCGTGCAAGGCGATCTGCTGCACGTCGCGGAATGGCTCGGCCGCGATCAAGATCTCACCCCAGCGTTGATCCTGCGCCACTACGGCCATCAGCGCGCCGCCGAGCGCATCGTCGAATCGCAAGCCCTCTACGCCCGTCAACGAGACGGTCTCTATGACATGGCGCGGCGGTTCCTCGGTTCGCTCTCGGATGAGGGCTACGCCCGCATGGTCACCCCGCCGCAGCGCTACCAATTGCGCGTGCGCGAAGCCGCACCGAAGGCTGGTGGCGGTACCGCGGTGGTGATCGACCGGACCGAGCAGAACCCGACCCACAACCTGCCGCAGTTCCGGCCACGCGAGTTCGTCACCTCGACCGACACGTTGTATGCGCTGTCGATGGCAGGACCCGATAGCGCCACTCCCTTGACCGCGGCGCTGGTCGGCCAGATCTGCGAGGCCGCCCTCACCACCGCACGCGCACGACCCGACGGCCGATTGAGAGTACCTCTGCTCGCGGTGCTCGACGAGGCAGCCAATTGTGCGCGCATCGCCGAGTTGCCCTCCTATTACACCTACGCCGGTGGCTGCGGCATCGTGCTGATCACCATCTTGCAGGTGCTGGAGCAAGGCGAAGACCTGTGGGGTGCAAACGGTTTGAGGACCATGCGGGCTCAAAGTATCGAGGTGTACGGGGGTGGGGTGGCCACGGTGGACTACCTCGAACACTGGGCAGCCATGAGCGGCCCGCACGATGTGGCCGACCGCTCCCGCAGCCACGGCGCCGGCGGGACGAACCGGACACTGGCCTGGCGGGCCGAGCCGATCTTGGATGTTTCCCTGCTGGCGGCGTTGCCCAAAGACCGGGCCCTGGTGCGGTTGCCGGGCTACGGACCGGTCGTGGTTCGCAAGAACTGGTGGCAGGACACCGAATACGCGCCGCTGATCCAGGCCTCGCTGGCCCGATTCGAGAACGCCGCCACCGCGACGATCGCACTACCTGCCTCCCCAGCGGCCTTCGAGGACGGGGGAGACCCGTTATGAGCACCAACACCGGATCGTCGTCGAACCCACCGTGCTACAGCCATTTCACCGAGTTCGCCGAGAAATGGTTGCTGCCCTACATCACCGTGCGCCTGGCCGAGGCGAACCGGGAACACACCTACACCTGGTGTCCGCAGTGGTGGGCGCATCGGGCGGTCGCGGTGCGTATCGCGCACCTGCACACCGCGTTCGAAGGCCAACGTCGCTCTCGTGCGGGCACCAGTTTGAGCACGTTCCTGCTCTCGGTCGACGGGCATTTACGCACGATCTTGGATGCCGCCAACGGCCCGTTGTACCGCTGCACCCGCCTGATCCACGTGAGCACCCCGTCGCTGCCATTCGATCCCGTGCCGCCGGGCTGGTTCGGCCCGCCTCCCGCACCGACACCGACACCGTCCGGGGGAAAGCCGCCTCCGCCGAAGCTGTTCGCTCACTACTCCGACTTCGTGCAGCAGTGGCTGCTGCCGGTGACTTCGGTCCGGATCGCGGCCAATAACCGTGAAGGGCAATACAGCTGGTGTCGGCAGTGGTGGCGTCACCGCAACGTTGTCCTGCGCTTCGCGGCCATGCATCGCGCCTTCGAAGCCGCGGTCCGCGCCGATGACCCCGCCGCGATGAGCACGTTGTTCTTGCGCCACATCGACGTACACCTGCGCGAGGTCCTCGAGGCGTCCAGGGGTCCGCTGTACCGCTGCACCCCGGACCAGCACACCGAATGCCCGGGCCTGCCCAGCGCGCCGATCCCCACCGCATGGTTCGGCCCGCCCGGGGCGAAAACATCGACCGAGCGGCTGGGCTTCGGGCCGGACTTCCGCACCCTCGCCCAGGCCATCCCCCGACAGGC from Nocardia iowensis includes these protein-coding regions:
- a CDS encoding type IV secretory system conjugative DNA transfer family protein — its product is MIATRETRRRTKRGIGEETALLLVFMALVVAAVGMWAALCVGCWWAGVPVAGHPVTALLRVLSGRQSWPWQATVMAVVFAAAGASVAFGCWRMLHAGTEIDGAARTMQRPREIRLARARDNAMANQRLLRDAAPEIQALKGPPLGTTVIGGVGLYVPAELGVTITAGTRTGKTMAWAIPAVLAAWGPCLATSNKPDLYRHTVFGREQRGRVWLCDLQAVTGRVECGFWVDLLAQVETLPAARKLASFFVSAAAGSATQAANAKVDSYFDGGAQELLALYIYAAACVQGDLLHVAEWLGRDQDLTPALILRHYGHQRAAERIVESQALYARQRDGLYDMARRFLGSLSDEGYARMVTPPQRYQLRVREAAPKAGGGTAVVIDRTEQNPTHNLPQFRPREFVTSTDTLYALSMAGPDSATPLTAALVGQICEAALTTARARPDGRLRVPLLAVLDEAANCARIAELPSYYTYAGGCGIVLITILQVLEQGEDLWGANGLRTMRAQSIEVYGGGVATVDYLEHWAAMSGPHDVADRSRSHGAGGTNRTLAWRAEPILDVSLLAALPKDRALVRLPGYGPVVVRKNWWQDTEYAPLIQASLARFENAATATIALPASPAAFEDGGDPL
- a CDS encoding DUF4913 domain-containing protein; the encoded protein is MSTNTGSSSNPPCYSHFTEFAEKWLLPYITVRLAEANREHTYTWCPQWWAHRAVAVRIAHLHTAFEGQRRSRAGTSLSTFLLSVDGHLRTILDAANGPLYRCTRLIHVSTPSLPFDPVPPGWFGPPPAPTPTPSGGKPPPPKLFAHYSDFVQQWLLPVTSVRIAANNREGQYSWCRQWWRHRNVVLRFAAMHRAFEAAVRADDPAAMSTLFLRHIDVHLREVLEASRGPLYRCTPDQHTECPGLPSAPIPTAWFGPPGAKTSTERLGFGPDFRTLAQAIPRQASS